Proteins encoded together in one Candidatus Binataceae bacterium window:
- a CDS encoding UDP-N-acetylmuramoyl-L-alanyl-D-glutamate--2,6-diaminopimelate ligase, whose translation MKLSALIAGGESRWVAGDRDPEIRGLAYDSRRVTAGELFFATTREPAAAQAYAEEALNRGARAVVVRDWAGGGARSAATIIECAHPRQLMGVAASRFFGAPSRSLDLIGVTGTSGKTTTTYLLKAIFEAAGLSAGILGTIGIFIGAQKLYSGLTTPESIDFESALATMRDQGTRAAAAEISSIGLAEGRVEELSFRAALFTNLGRDHLDYHHNAENYFAAKLRLFSEILPRSRHPDPIAVVNGDDPCGAAVIDATPTAKLSFGLGAERDVRALDAKFGADGIHATIEACGRRFVIASPMLGEINLRNILGASAVSVALGIEVAAVAEGVRRCPGAPGRLEAVGGPPGVKVLVDYAHKPDALAAVLATLRALGPRRLVCVFGCGGDRDRGKRPLMGAIAGRLADLVILTSDNPRSEAPGRIMAEIETGLAATALKRIDEAAARNGAGYIFEPERREAIAIALRLARPRDTVVIAGKGHEDYQLVGDKRLDFDDRAVVRELIAARP comes from the coding sequence ATGAAGTTGTCAGCGTTGATCGCCGGTGGGGAATCGCGGTGGGTGGCGGGCGATCGCGACCCGGAGATCCGCGGATTGGCCTATGATTCGCGGCGGGTTACGGCCGGCGAGCTATTCTTTGCAACGACGCGCGAGCCGGCGGCCGCGCAAGCTTATGCTGAGGAGGCATTGAACCGCGGAGCGCGCGCAGTGGTGGTGCGGGATTGGGCTGGCGGCGGCGCGCGCTCCGCGGCGACTATTATTGAATGCGCTCATCCGCGCCAGCTGATGGGTGTGGCGGCGTCGCGTTTTTTTGGCGCACCCAGCCGAAGCCTCGATCTGATAGGTGTAACCGGCACCAGCGGCAAGACCACGACGACCTATTTGCTCAAAGCGATCTTTGAAGCGGCGGGACTCTCCGCGGGGATACTCGGCACGATCGGCATTTTCATCGGCGCGCAAAAGCTTTACAGCGGCCTGACGACTCCCGAATCGATCGACTTCGAAAGTGCGCTGGCGACGATGAGAGACCAGGGAACGCGCGCGGCTGCGGCTGAGATCTCCTCGATTGGACTGGCCGAGGGGCGGGTCGAGGAACTGAGTTTTCGCGCCGCCCTGTTCACCAATCTCGGGCGCGACCATCTGGATTATCATCACAACGCCGAGAACTATTTCGCGGCGAAGCTGCGGCTGTTCAGCGAAATTCTGCCGCGCAGCCGTCATCCCGATCCGATCGCCGTGGTTAATGGCGACGACCCCTGCGGCGCGGCGGTGATCGACGCGACGCCGACGGCGAAACTGAGTTTCGGACTCGGCGCGGAGCGCGACGTGCGTGCGCTCGACGCGAAGTTCGGCGCCGACGGGATTCACGCGACGATCGAGGCCTGTGGACGGCGCTTTGTAATCGCTTCGCCGATGCTGGGTGAGATCAATCTGCGCAACATTCTCGGGGCCTCCGCCGTGTCGGTGGCCCTGGGTATCGAGGTGGCGGCGGTGGCGGAGGGGGTGCGGCGATGCCCGGGGGCCCCCGGCAGGCTGGAGGCGGTCGGCGGGCCGCCCGGGGTCAAGGTGCTGGTCGATTATGCGCACAAGCCGGACGCGTTGGCGGCGGTGCTGGCAACCCTGCGCGCGCTCGGGCCGCGGCGGCTGGTTTGCGTCTTCGGCTGCGGCGGCGATCGCGATCGTGGCAAGCGTCCGCTCATGGGCGCGATTGCCGGCCGCCTGGCCGACCTCGTGATTCTGACCTCCGATAATCCGCGCAGCGAAGCGCCGGGCCGGATCATGGCAGAGATCGAGACCGGCCTCGCGGCGACGGCGCTGAAACGGATCGATGAGGCCGCGGCGCGCAACGGCGCCGGTTACATTTTCGAACCCGAGCGGCGGGAAGCGATTGCGATCGCGCTCCGCCTCGCGAGGCCGAGGGACACCGTGGTGATCGCGGGCAAGGGCCACGAAGATTACCAGCTCGTCGGCGACAAGCGCTTAGACTTCGACGATCGCGCCGTGGTGCGCGAGTTGATCGCCGCAAGGCCGTGA
- the ftsW gene encoding putative lipid II flippase FtsW → MDGYIRSWFGRFERLTPRCPDPWLAVPAGALLVLGLLMALDTTYFLGEAKTGDGFHYFRLHLVHIAAGLAIGLVLSQLSLVGLRRLVMPLGLIAIALLIMIWIPGLGVVRGGARRWVRLGPVLAEPSELVKFALVFFLAALLERRQERMTTFAEGALPAFAIVTPLALMTLRQPDFGATVMIALILFAMLFAAGARLKHLALAGGGALAVLAILVVVKPYRLRRLAGFMDPWRTAQDAGFQLMQSFMALGAGGIWGQGLGGGRQKMFYLPAAHTDFVFAVVTEDLGLIGAAAVLALFTMILIRGMRIAHDEPDGFASLLTIGLTVLLTLQALINMAVVIGLVPTKGLPLPFLSYGGTSTVMTLAALGALLALSRRPAVR, encoded by the coding sequence GTGGACGGATATATCAGGAGCTGGTTCGGGCGCTTTGAGCGGCTGACGCCGCGCTGCCCCGATCCGTGGCTCGCGGTCCCGGCGGGAGCGCTGCTGGTGCTCGGCCTGTTGATGGCGCTCGACACGACTTATTTTCTCGGTGAGGCGAAGACCGGAGACGGCTTCCATTACTTCAGGCTGCATCTGGTGCATATCGCGGCGGGGCTGGCGATCGGGCTGGTGCTCTCGCAGCTTTCGCTCGTTGGACTGCGGCGTCTGGTGATGCCGCTTGGGCTGATCGCGATCGCGCTGTTGATCATGATCTGGATCCCGGGGCTGGGCGTAGTTCGCGGCGGCGCACGGCGCTGGGTGCGGCTGGGACCGGTGCTCGCGGAACCGTCGGAGCTGGTCAAATTCGCTCTGGTGTTTTTCCTGGCGGCGCTGCTCGAGCGGCGGCAAGAACGGATGACGACCTTCGCTGAAGGCGCTCTGCCGGCCTTCGCGATCGTGACGCCGCTCGCGCTGATGACGCTGCGGCAGCCGGACTTCGGCGCAACGGTGATGATCGCGCTGATCCTGTTTGCGATGCTGTTTGCGGCGGGCGCGCGCCTCAAGCATCTGGCGCTGGCGGGCGGCGGCGCGCTGGCCGTATTGGCTATACTCGTAGTAGTAAAACCGTACAGATTAAGGCGATTGGCCGGATTCATGGATCCGTGGCGGACGGCGCAAGACGCCGGCTTTCAGCTCATGCAGTCGTTTATGGCGCTGGGCGCAGGCGGTATCTGGGGCCAGGGTCTGGGCGGCGGACGGCAAAAGATGTTTTACCTGCCCGCGGCGCATACGGATTTCGTCTTTGCCGTGGTGACGGAAGACCTCGGTCTGATCGGCGCCGCGGCCGTCCTGGCGCTTTTCACGATGATCCTGATTCGCGGGATGCGTATCGCGCATGACGAGCCAGATGGTTTCGCGAGCCTGCTGACGATCGGGCTGACGGTGCTGCTGACGCTGCAGGCGCTGATCAATATGGCGGTGGTGATCGGCTTGGTGCCGACCAAGGGGCTGCCGCTGCCGTTTCTGAGCTATGGCGGAACTTCGACCGTGATGACGCTGGCGGCGCTGGGCGCGCTGCTGGCCCTGTCGCGGCGGCCGGCGGTGCGATGA
- the ftsA gene encoding cell division protein FtsA translates to MRNTLSGVDVGTSKVCALIGEAAADGALAVLGYGVAPCTGLRKGVVVNIEATVDAIRAATEEAARAAGVKIGGAVVGVAGAHIRGFNSHGIVAVRGGEVSVRDRERVIDAARAVAIPLDREVLHLLPQQYAVDDQEGVRDPLGMAGVRLEARIHLVTAAQSYGQNLIKCCERASITPLELMFEPLASADAALFPEERELGVALIDIGGGTTGVVVFHNSAVMHTAVLPIGGNHLTSDIAAGLRTPMLEAERLKINHGAATNQVVGRDELVQVPGVGGRDPQMIARRLLGEIIEPRMEEILAMAQRELIRSGACDSLGSGVVLVGGTALLEGTQELAERVFGMPVRRGLPINLKGIPEQLMKPMYTTAAGLLMQAANGRANGRVNGNGAMRHGRWGRIRSRMGDWMRDFF, encoded by the coding sequence ATGAGAAATACACTCAGCGGAGTTGACGTCGGCACGAGCAAGGTCTGCGCGCTGATCGGCGAGGCCGCGGCCGACGGCGCGCTCGCGGTGCTGGGTTACGGCGTCGCGCCCTGCACCGGCTTGCGCAAAGGGGTCGTGGTCAATATCGAGGCGACCGTCGATGCGATCCGTGCGGCCACCGAGGAGGCGGCGCGCGCCGCCGGGGTGAAGATCGGCGGCGCGGTGGTCGGCGTGGCGGGCGCGCATATTCGCGGCTTCAACAGCCACGGGATCGTCGCCGTGCGCGGCGGCGAGGTCAGCGTGCGCGACCGCGAACGGGTGATCGATGCGGCGCGCGCGGTGGCGATACCGCTCGATCGCGAAGTGCTGCATCTGCTGCCGCAGCAATACGCGGTGGATGACCAGGAGGGCGTGCGCGATCCGCTGGGCATGGCCGGGGTGCGGCTCGAGGCGCGGATTCATCTGGTCACCGCGGCGCAGAGCTACGGCCAGAATCTGATCAAGTGTTGCGAGCGGGCCTCGATCACGCCGCTGGAGCTGATGTTCGAGCCGCTGGCGTCGGCCGACGCGGCGCTGTTTCCCGAGGAGCGCGAACTGGGTGTGGCGCTGATCGATATCGGCGGCGGCACGACCGGGGTCGTGGTTTTTCACAACAGCGCGGTGATGCATACGGCGGTGCTGCCGATTGGCGGAAATCATCTGACCAGCGATATCGCCGCGGGCCTGCGCACGCCGATGCTGGAGGCCGAGCGGCTCAAAATCAATCATGGCGCAGCGACCAACCAGGTGGTCGGCCGCGATGAGCTGGTGCAGGTCCCGGGCGTCGGCGGGCGTGATCCGCAGATGATCGCGCGGCGCCTGCTAGGAGAGATTATCGAGCCGCGCATGGAGGAGATCCTGGCGATGGCGCAGCGTGAGCTGATCCGCTCGGGCGCCTGCGACAGCCTGGGCTCAGGCGTAGTGCTGGTGGGCGGGACGGCGCTGCTCGAGGGGACGCAGGAGCTCGCCGAGCGGGTCTTCGGGATGCCGGTGCGGCGCGGCTTGCCGATCAATTTGAAGGGCATCCCGGAGCAGTTGATGAAGCCGATGTACACGACGGCGGCGGGACTGCTGATGCAGGCGGCGAACGGGCGCGCGAATGGCCGCGTCAATGGCAATGGCGCCATGCGGCACGGACGCTGGGGGCGTATCCGCAGCCGCATGGGCGATTGGATGAGGGATTTTTTTTAG
- the murG gene encoding undecaprenyldiphospho-muramoylpentapeptide beta-N-acetylglucosaminyltransferase, which translates to MKVIIAGGGTGGHLFPAVAVGEELKRQSPANEILYVGASNGLEARWLPRHGLPHELLQVRGWTGKGQLTRMRALGEFAAAVGHAWRLIRRAGADLVVGAGGYASAPVAVAAILTRTPLVLLEQNTRPGLANRLLWRFAKKICVGFAESTADFAPGKVAVTGNPVRFESRPEAHLGHSGPLQILVLGGSSGAHRLNIGVLKAFQISAKGVIKFDLIHQTGEMDAKAIAEGYGRLGWSAQVTPFIDDMAAALASADLVIARSGAMTVSEMALAGRPAVFVPYPFHRDRQQELNARVLERLGAARIVRDDEQLGENLAKVLLELTADRAALAAMGQRAAAAAMPRAAQAIAQICVKAAQAGRSA; encoded by the coding sequence ATGAAAGTGATTATCGCAGGCGGTGGCACCGGTGGTCATCTCTTTCCCGCCGTCGCGGTCGGCGAGGAACTCAAGCGCCAGTCTCCGGCGAATGAGATTCTCTATGTCGGCGCGAGCAACGGGCTGGAGGCGCGCTGGCTGCCGCGCCACGGTCTGCCGCACGAGCTGCTGCAGGTGCGCGGGTGGACCGGCAAGGGCCAGCTGACGCGAATGCGCGCGCTCGGCGAGTTTGCGGCGGCGGTCGGCCACGCGTGGCGATTGATCCGCCGCGCGGGGGCCGACCTGGTAGTGGGGGCCGGGGGCTACGCCTCGGCGCCGGTCGCCGTCGCGGCGATTTTAACCCGCACGCCGCTGGTGCTGCTTGAGCAGAACACCCGGCCGGGGCTTGCGAACCGGCTCCTGTGGCGGTTCGCCAAGAAGATTTGTGTCGGGTTTGCCGAGTCGACGGCGGATTTCGCGCCCGGAAAAGTCGCGGTTACCGGCAATCCGGTACGCTTTGAATCGCGCCCGGAGGCTCACCTCGGACACTCGGGCCCACTTCAAATCCTTGTTTTAGGCGGATCGAGCGGGGCGCATCGGCTCAACATTGGCGTCCTGAAAGCCTTCCAAATTTCGGCAAAAGGTGTTATAAAGTTTGATCTTATCCATCAAACCGGCGAAATGGATGCGAAGGCGATAGCGGAGGGCTATGGCAGGCTCGGATGGTCGGCTCAGGTGACGCCATTTATCGACGATATGGCCGCGGCGCTGGCGTCAGCGGATCTTGTGATCGCGCGCTCTGGGGCAATGACGGTCTCTGAGATGGCGCTGGCGGGCCGGCCCGCGGTGTTTGTGCCGTATCCGTTCCATCGCGACCGCCAGCAGGAGTTGAATGCGCGAGTGCTCGAGCGCCTGGGCGCGGCGCGGATCGTGCGCGACGATGAACAATTAGGCGAAAATCTGGCCAAAGTGTTACTCGAACTGACGGCGGACCGCGCCGCGCTGGCGGCGATGGGCCAGCGCGCGGCGGCCGCGGCGATGCCGCGTGCGGCGCAGGCGATCGCACAGATTTGCGTCAAAGCGGCGCAGGCTGGAAGGTCCGCGTGA
- the murD gene encoding UDP-N-acetylmuramoyl-L-alanine--D-glutamate ligase, giving the protein MELKDKRVMVIGLGVSGSAAAQFLAARGARLIMTDQREDFPSAQLPAGDLRLGAETASWLDGVELVVASPGVAPGSTLMRAAAAARIAVIGELELAARFVTAPIVAVTGTNGKSTVTTLIGEIFTRAGLKTFVGGNLGTPLVAAMEGDFAVVVAEVSSYQLETIAQFKPHVAAHLNLSADHLDRYRSLGEYGAAKARIFANQNAGDWAILNRDDPHVWALAKGLQARVLSFGHERPAAGAAVWCDADQIKFDIELDGRVRRGAISLKDFRLPGPHNRLNAMAASAAALAMEIPSAVIEAALADFKGLPHRHEFVRERAGVRYVDDSKGTNVGAVIEALNAVAGPVVLIAGGVDKGGSYAPLRAALKDKVRLVILIGAAREKMREALSGATAITAVETLAEAVAIAVREAVAGDTVLLSPACSSFDQFKDYAERGRIYQELVRAL; this is encoded by the coding sequence GTGGAGCTGAAGGATAAACGGGTGATGGTGATCGGGCTGGGTGTCAGCGGGAGCGCGGCGGCGCAATTTCTCGCGGCGCGCGGCGCGCGGCTGATCATGACCGATCAGCGCGAGGATTTCCCGTCCGCGCAGTTGCCTGCGGGCGACCTGCGACTGGGGGCGGAGACGGCGTCGTGGCTCGACGGCGTCGAGCTCGTCGTGGCGAGCCCCGGCGTGGCGCCGGGGTCGACGCTGATGCGTGCGGCGGCGGCGGCGCGGATCGCGGTGATCGGCGAGCTCGAGCTAGCCGCGCGCTTCGTCACGGCGCCGATTGTCGCGGTGACCGGGACCAACGGCAAGAGCACGGTGACGACGCTGATCGGGGAAATTTTCACGCGCGCCGGACTCAAGACTTTTGTCGGCGGCAATCTCGGCACGCCGCTCGTGGCTGCGATGGAGGGCGACTTTGCGGTGGTGGTCGCCGAGGTTTCGAGCTATCAGCTCGAGACGATCGCGCAGTTCAAGCCGCACGTTGCGGCGCATCTGAATCTCTCCGCCGATCATCTAGATCGCTATCGCAGTCTTGGCGAATACGGCGCCGCCAAGGCGCGAATTTTCGCGAATCAGAACGCAGGCGATTGGGCGATCCTGAATCGCGACGATCCGCACGTGTGGGCGCTCGCAAAGGGTTTGCAGGCGCGGGTGCTGAGCTTTGGCCACGAACGGCCGGCGGCGGGAGCGGCGGTCTGGTGCGACGCGGACCAGATCAAATTCGACATCGAATTAGATGGCCGGGTGCGGCGCGGGGCGATCAGTCTGAAAGACTTTCGCCTGCCGGGGCCGCACAATCGTCTCAATGCGATGGCGGCGAGCGCAGCCGCGCTCGCGATGGAAATTCCGTCGGCCGTGATCGAAGCGGCGCTGGCGGACTTCAAGGGACTGCCGCATCGCCACGAATTCGTGCGCGAGCGCGCGGGCGTCCGCTACGTTGACGATTCCAAAGGCACCAATGTCGGCGCGGTGATCGAGGCGCTCAATGCCGTCGCCGGGCCGGTCGTGCTGATCGCGGGCGGCGTCGACAAAGGCGGCAGCTATGCGCCGCTCCGCGCGGCGCTCAAGGACAAGGTCAGACTCGTCATCCTGATTGGCGCGGCGCGAGAGAAAATGCGGGAAGCGCTCAGCGGTGCGACGGCGATCACAGCCGTCGAGACATTGGCTGAGGCGGTAGCGATCGCGGTGCGGGAGGCCGTCGCGGGGGACACGGTGTTGTTGTCGCCGGCCTGCTCGAGTTTCGATCAATTCAAGGATTATGCGGAACGTGGACGGATATATCAGGAGCTGGTTCGGGCGCTTTGA
- the murC gene encoding UDP-N-acetylmuramate--L-alanine ligase — protein sequence MSGSSRLLERKRRLHFVGIGGAGMSGIAELCQRLGFGVSGCDVKQTAVTTRLSALGIAIAYGHHPSHLGEELDAVVISSAVKFSNPEVAAARAKKIPVIPRAEMLGELLRMARVGIAVAGTHGKTTTTSLIGLILEEAGLDPTVAVGGKLRAQEANVRLGRGEFMVAEADESDASFLLLAPTVSVVTNIDPEHMDHYGTMERVREAYLNFINRVPFHGAVVLGLDSVNVRGLLDAVRKPLVTYGVAADADLRAEQIRIDGLSTSFTVVRKGVALGAVTIPSPGHHVAMNALAAIAVAHELGVEFAVAAAALGKFGGIARRFEIKGEAAGRIVLDDYAHHPAEVRATLAAARAAFKRRAVVVFQPHRYSRLRDLFDDFVKAFDDADVLYVDEVYGAGEEPLAEISGRRLCEAIRARGHLDVRYLGDEADGALKVVAESAPSDLIVTLGAGDIYRLGERVLSMLGETEKPDERA from the coding sequence ATGAGCGGCAGCAGCAGATTGCTCGAGCGCAAGCGCCGGCTGCATTTCGTCGGGATCGGCGGCGCGGGCATGAGCGGCATCGCCGAGTTGTGCCAGCGCCTGGGCTTCGGCGTCAGCGGCTGCGACGTCAAGCAAACCGCGGTGACGACGCGGCTGAGCGCGCTGGGGATCGCGATCGCGTACGGACATCATCCGAGCCATCTCGGCGAGGAGCTGGACGCCGTGGTTATCTCGTCGGCAGTGAAGTTTTCGAATCCGGAAGTGGCGGCGGCGCGGGCAAAAAAGATTCCAGTGATTCCGCGCGCCGAGATGCTCGGCGAGCTGCTGCGGATGGCGCGCGTCGGAATCGCGGTGGCGGGGACTCACGGCAAGACCACGACGACTTCACTGATTGGGTTGATCCTTGAAGAAGCCGGACTGGATCCGACCGTTGCGGTCGGCGGCAAACTGCGCGCGCAGGAAGCCAACGTGCGCCTCGGCCGCGGCGAGTTCATGGTGGCCGAGGCCGATGAGAGTGACGCCTCGTTTCTGTTGCTCGCGCCGACGGTGTCGGTGGTGACGAATATCGATCCCGAGCACATGGACCATTACGGCACGATGGAGCGCGTGCGCGAAGCCTATCTCAACTTTATCAATCGGGTGCCGTTTCACGGCGCGGTGGTGCTGGGGCTCGACAGCGTCAACGTGCGCGGGCTGCTCGACGCGGTGCGCAAACCGCTGGTGACGTATGGCGTGGCGGCGGACGCCGATCTGCGCGCCGAGCAAATCCGGATCGACGGCCTTTCGACCAGTTTCACGGTGGTGCGCAAGGGTGTGGCGCTGGGCGCGGTGACGATTCCGTCCCCCGGCCATCACGTGGCGATGAATGCGCTGGCCGCGATCGCGGTCGCGCACGAGCTGGGTGTCGAGTTCGCGGTGGCGGCGGCGGCGCTGGGAAAATTTGGCGGGATCGCGCGGCGCTTCGAAATCAAGGGTGAGGCGGCCGGGCGGATTGTGCTCGACGATTATGCGCATCATCCGGCTGAAGTGCGGGCGACGCTGGCGGCGGCGCGGGCCGCTTTCAAGCGGCGGGCGGTCGTGGTTTTTCAACCTCATCGCTATAGCCGGCTGCGCGATCTGTTCGACGACTTCGTGAAGGCCTTCGATGACGCTGACGTGCTCTACGTGGACGAGGTTTACGGCGCGGGCGAAGAGCCGCTGGCGGAGATTTCGGGGCGGCGCTTGTGCGAGGCGATTCGCGCGCGTGGCCATCTGGATGTGCGCTACCTCGGCGACGAGGCCGATGGCGCGCTCAAGGTCGTCGCCGAGTCGGCCCCGAGCGATCTGATTGTGACGCTCGGGGCGGGCGACATTTACCGTCTGGGCGAGCGCGTCCTGTCAATGCTCGGCGAAACGGAGAAACCCGATGAGCGGGCTTGA
- the murB gene encoding UDP-N-acetylmuramate dehydrogenase, with translation MSGLERELSERFGARLRANYRLAELTSFQIGGPADRFLLVEDAAELAAAMALADRHSVPCFCLGSGTNLLVSDRGIRGLVLKLGRGFSRIEFNGLEVRAGAAAQFADLAELTVQHGLAGLEFGEGIPGSVGGGLVMNAGAFGGEMARVVVAVHGVEASGESRSLSPDEVGFAYRRTALPARFVIAAVDFRLAAGEPSSLRARVSEIHAKRVSRQPRNAPNAGSIFKNPPGRFAGRLLEAAGLKGERMGRAAFSDQHANFIVNLGGASAGEVRALIELARERVQASAGVTLEPEVRLVGEW, from the coding sequence ATGAGCGGGCTTGAGCGCGAGCTAAGCGAACGCTTCGGGGCGCGGCTGCGCGCCAACTATCGGTTGGCCGAGTTGACCTCTTTTCAGATTGGCGGGCCGGCCGACCGCTTTCTCCTGGTCGAGGACGCGGCCGAGTTGGCGGCGGCGATGGCCCTCGCTGATCGGCATTCCGTGCCCTGTTTCTGTTTGGGTTCCGGCACCAACTTGCTGGTCAGCGATCGCGGAATTCGCGGTCTGGTGCTGAAACTCGGCCGCGGCTTTTCGCGGATTGAATTCAACGGCCTTGAGGTTCGCGCCGGCGCGGCGGCGCAATTCGCCGACCTGGCGGAGCTAACCGTCCAGCACGGACTGGCCGGCCTCGAATTCGGCGAGGGCATCCCCGGTTCAGTCGGAGGCGGCCTGGTGATGAACGCCGGGGCGTTCGGTGGCGAGATGGCGCGCGTGGTCGTCGCAGTGCATGGGGTCGAGGCGAGTGGGGAGTCGCGGAGTTTAAGCCCGGACGAAGTGGGCTTCGCCTATCGGCGCACCGCTCTACCGGCGCGATTTGTGATCGCGGCAGTGGATTTTCGGCTGGCCGCCGGTGAGCCGTCGAGCTTGCGCGCGCGGGTCAGCGAGATCCATGCAAAGCGTGTCAGCCGTCAGCCGCGCAACGCGCCCAACGCGGGATCGATCTTCAAAAATCCGCCGGGCAGGTTCGCCGGGCGCCTGCTCGAAGCTGCAGGTCTTAAGGGCGAGCGCATGGGCCGCGCGGCTTTCTCCGATCAACACGCGAACTTTATCGTAAATCTGGGTGGGGCGAGTGCAGGCGAAGTGCGGGCGCTGATCGAACTCGCGCGTGAGCGGGTGCAAGCGAGCGCCGGGGTGACGCTGGAGCCGGAAGTCAGGCTGGTGGGCGAATGGTGA
- the mraY gene encoding phospho-N-acetylmuramoyl-pentapeptide-transferase translates to MLYLWLYPLHVRFPAFNVLRYETFRSVLAGLTALALSLALGPLLIRRFRSAGIGQTIREEVPQGHRKKAGTPTMGGLLIVASCLAATLLLADPRDAYVWIALFVTVSFGAIGFADDYLKLKRGRGRGLSGPQKLVAQFGCALVAAAVLFGLMAFNRTLNFPFLKRLHPFLPIWVYVPLAAVVIVGCSNAVNLTDGLDGLAIGPVMTTSFCYWVFTYVAGNLKFARYLDVPHVEGAGEIAIFCAALIAASMGFLWYNAYPASMMMGDVGALALGGALGTVALLAKQEMLLPIAGGIFVLEAVSVIMQRYYYKLTHQRIFRMAPIHHHFELAGWPETVVVVRFWIISIVCALVALSTLKLR, encoded by the coding sequence ATGCTATACCTGTGGTTGTATCCGCTGCACGTGCGCTTTCCGGCGTTCAACGTTTTGCGTTACGAGACGTTTCGCTCGGTGCTTGCGGGGTTGACCGCGCTCGCCCTGTCATTGGCGCTGGGACCGCTGCTGATTCGGCGCTTTCGTTCGGCCGGGATTGGCCAGACGATTCGCGAGGAAGTTCCGCAGGGCCATCGGAAAAAGGCCGGGACGCCAACGATGGGCGGCCTGCTGATCGTTGCTTCATGCCTGGCGGCGACGCTGTTGCTGGCCGATCCGCGCGACGCCTACGTCTGGATCGCGTTGTTTGTGACGGTGAGCTTCGGCGCGATCGGCTTTGCCGATGACTATCTCAAGCTCAAGCGCGGACGCGGCCGCGGACTAAGCGGTCCGCAGAAACTGGTCGCGCAGTTCGGCTGCGCGCTCGTTGCCGCCGCCGTGCTCTTCGGCCTGATGGCCTTCAACCGCACGCTCAACTTTCCATTTCTCAAACGGCTCCATCCGTTTTTGCCGATCTGGGTTTACGTGCCGCTGGCCGCGGTCGTGATCGTCGGTTGCTCGAACGCGGTCAACCTGACCGACGGGCTCGACGGTCTCGCGATCGGTCCGGTGATGACGACCAGCTTCTGCTACTGGGTCTTCACTTATGTCGCGGGCAATCTGAAGTTCGCGCGCTATCTCGACGTGCCGCACGTGGAGGGCGCCGGCGAGATCGCGATCTTCTGCGCGGCGCTGATCGCGGCGTCGATGGGCTTCCTCTGGTACAACGCCTATCCGGCCTCGATGATGATGGGCGATGTCGGTGCGCTCGCGCTCGGCGGGGCGCTGGGCACGGTGGCGCTGCTGGCGAAGCAGGAGATGCTGCTGCCGATCGCAGGCGGCATCTTCGTGCTCGAAGCGGTCTCAGTGATTATGCAACGCTACTACTACAAGCTCACCCATCAGCGGATTTTCCGGATGGCGCCGATTCACCATCATTTCGAGCTGGCGGGCTGGCCCGAGACGGTGGTGGTCGTGCGCTTCTGGATCATCTCGATCGTCTGCGCGCTGGTCGCGCTGAGTACGCTGAAACTCCGATAG